The Chitinophagales bacterium genome window below encodes:
- a CDS encoding cytochrome-c peroxidase, giving the protein MKTRILYIGLILLVLGACKKDPVPNGLYDDTPYVIEKYYRFPVAEIPTDNPLTQAKVDLGRKLFYETRLSQSKTMSCGTCHAQANAFTDNGKVLSVNDIGNNTARNSSSIVNLVWSDKGFFWDGRQPTLEDAVEDAINAEQHVPWEFTLDEIKADTMYQNAFARAFKNEEISRQSINMAIASFMRIIISKDSKFDKFTRGEASLTELELEGLNNLFLTEDGDCFHCHGVYPFMTDNDFHDNGLQANINNVNEYVDKGLGEMNGVSTDLGKMKAPPLRNLSYTAPYMHDGRFATLDEVIDFYSEGLHRTPNIDPLMKKIDHGGLQLDAQQKAALKAFLLTLDDPTFIANEEYSNPFE; this is encoded by the coding sequence ATGAAAACAAGAATTTTATACATTGGACTAATACTTTTAGTTTTGGGGGCTTGTAAAAAAGACCCTGTGCCAAATGGATTATACGATGACACGCCTTATGTAATTGAGAAATATTATAGGTTTCCCGTAGCAGAAATTCCTACTGACAATCCTTTAACACAAGCAAAAGTTGATTTAGGTAGAAAATTATTTTACGAAACAAGATTATCGCAGTCTAAAACCATGAGTTGTGGTACTTGCCATGCACAAGCTAATGCTTTTACCGACAACGGCAAAGTACTTTCTGTAAACGACATAGGCAACAATACAGCAAGAAACTCATCTTCTATTGTTAATTTAGTTTGGTCGGACAAAGGTTTTTTTTGGGACGGCAGACAACCCACACTTGAAGATGCCGTAGAAGATGCTATTAATGCAGAACAACACGTGCCTTGGGAGTTTACTTTAGACGAAATAAAAGCCGATACCATGTATCAAAATGCTTTTGCTCGTGCATTTAAAAATGAAGAAATAAGCAGACAGAGCATTAATATGGCTATAGCTTCTTTTATGCGAATTATTATTTCTAAAGATTCTAAGTTTGACAAATTTACAAGAGGAGAAGCGAGCTTAACAGAACTTGAATTAGAAGGTTTAAATAATTTATTTTTAACAGAAGATGGCGATTGTTTTCATTGCCACGGAGTTTATCCTTTTATGACCGACAATGATTTTCATGACAATGGACTGCAAGCTAATATAAATAATGTAAATGAATATGTAGATAAAGGCTTGGGAGAAATGAATGGCGTTAGCACCGACTTAGGAAAAATGAAAGCTCCTCCGTTAAGAAATTTATCTTACACGGCTCCGTATATGCACGATGGGCGTTTTGCTACCTTAGATGAGGTTATAGATTTTTATAGCGAAGGTTTGCATCGCACACCAAACATTGATCCTTTAATGAAAAAGATAGACCACGGTGGATTACAACTTGATGCACAACAAAAAGCAGCACTAAAAGCTTTTCTTTTAACACTTGACGACCCTACGTTTATAGCAAACGAAGAGTATAGTAATCCGTTTGAGTGA